Proteins from a genomic interval of Trifolium pratense cultivar HEN17-A07 linkage group LG6, ARS_RC_1.1, whole genome shotgun sequence:
- the LOC123888231 gene encoding uncharacterized protein LOC123888231 isoform X2, with protein MLLMLCALFPEDFDILIESLLRHAMGLGLFKVVGETWKARNRVYSLVDDLKRCCLLLDSNVPGCVKMHDIVRDVVILVTFKTDHRFMVEYDIKRLKKERLNDISAISLILDETRWLEDNLEFPSLQLLQVQSNEEELPEHFFRGMKSLKVLSLQKLYIPKIPSLFEASTCLHTLQVEYCNVGDISIIGKELLHLEVLSFAHSNIKELPVEIGNLNVLRLLDLTNCNDLNAISDNVFIRLSQLEELYFWVDNFPWKSNDVAINELTKISHQLKVVEMKVRMTEIFVKDLDFNNIQKFSIYVGPDTYLQRSSYLESKILQISAIDYQSIKSILMISQLIKKCQILIIERVENLKNIVSQLLSDCPYLKDLRVYLCPQLEYLIDGTVHCNHFAQIYSLSLEYLPNLKEMCYTPDHHEVKGMMFSYLVKFELKNLPRFIGLNNATNLNELNQELSVATEITDSSNTVNGEKASNAKLFSSNWMKQFPKLETILLECCSSLEVVFDLDGYLKSGWQAQDLLFPQLTKIEISDLKNLSYVWGIAPHCVKGFQNLRFLTISNCASLKYVFTSAIVSSITNLEKLQVRSCDLMERIVVWSRDEEDDNKGHDATTISFNKLHTLSLSWLPKLVSICSDPLWLECPSLMNFDILDCPMLEIYVIPTHNDAKHENFNTMNSTNTKDVGFQSSKGNNSRSSGWYSAGCIPKFIHQGNSNKRNNKEASVTRVIQDHIPSVFEMNRKGKSHMPSLEDLCIVKCDLLDALLFLDEECNSTILSHMKTITIDNCDKLTTIIAKRGKREGMINSCSLLESLILTDLPNLVRFCYFETYESLDKPQYMDESIGDHKSIRRHSLIDESFFPNLTSLIILACNKINILFSHSSISSLEHLQMLVVRNCENMEEIISHQEEIEASANKISIPALQHLHLVDLPNLKDFFKGHSNLDFPSLQEVNIGNCPNMELFSRGSSNTPNLEHLTIEINSLNYYCAQKKDINIVIQGFKAFVASQGFKMLNWTKLHNDRYFFRNSEIDINEFHKLLMLVPYNEIHMFQHVKKLTLSNCDSLVEVFGSGGEDTKEGDDTTHYQLQEMTLQYLPKLSHIWKHNITKVVSFQNLKDIIVSDCHNLKSLLSHSMAKSLLQLQKLVVEECEMMEEIITKGDEYIKEGKKVKTLFPKLEKLKLHHLPKLECVCLGDYDYDIPLFTVEEDHVQISFPELKKLEFRDVPKLKCFCSGVYNYDIRLLSIEECPNMRTFPYGNVIINTPNLHKINWDWVDTPTLGDLNLTIYYRHNSEKYKVELQKIETFRDVDKELLGYIKREARLDIVNCHKLNCIPSNMMDLFSHVKDLRVEECNCIEEIFESNQSMLLHNLYLSSLPKLKHLWKNHGHILGFKCLRGIIIKHCNDLVHVFPDVSLVTSLPNLDRIDVFACEKMKEIIGNNCAQQKAKIKFPHLTGITLENLPSLECFHQSSFPCYVEMPHCMSISITNCPEMKTFWHDGILYTPMLPYSSVDSHFEYECKDINEMILRVNEELYR; from the exons ATGCTCCTTATGCTTTGTGCCTTGTTTCCTGAAGACTTTGATATACTTATTGAAAGTTTATTACGTCATGCAATGGGCTTGGGATTGTTCAAAGTTGTTGGTGAGACATGGAAAGCAAGAAATCGAGTGTATAGTTTGGTGGACGATCTGAAGAGATGCTGCTTGTTGTTGGATAGCAATGTGCCAGGGTGTGTGAAGATGCACGATATTGTACGTGATGTTGTCATCTTAGTTACATTTAAAACAGATCACCGGTTTATGGTGGAATATGACATTAAAAGGCTCAAAAAAGAGAGATTGAATGACATCAGTGCAATATCACTTATCTTGGATGAGACAAGATGGCTAGAAGACAACTTAGAGTTTCCTTCACTTCAACTTCTACAAGTGCAATCAAATGAAGAGGAGTTGCCTGAACATTTCTTTCGAGGGATGAAATCACTCAAAGTTTTGTCTCTTCAAAAATTGTATATTCCAAAAATTCCATCTCTATTTGAAGCTTCAACTTGCCTTCATACATTGCAAGTAGAATATTGCAATGTTGGAGATATATCTATAATTGGTAAGGAACTTTTACACCTGGAAGTTCTAAGTTTTGCACACTCTAATATTAAAGAACTCCCTGTTGAAATAGGCAACCTAAATGTTCTAAGATTATTGGATTTGACAAATTGCAATGATCTTAATGCCATTTCTGATAATGTCTTTATAAGATTGTCTCAATTGGAAGAACTTTATTTTTGGGTGGACAATTTTCCTTGGAAAAGCAATGATGTTGCGATCAATGAGTTGACAAAGATATCTCATCAACTAAAGGTTGTTGAGATGAAAGTTAGAATGACTGAAATTTTTGTCAAGGATTTGGACTTCAACAACATACAAAAGTTTTCGATTTATGTGGGACCTGATACTTATTTGCAACGCTCTTCATATTTAGAGTCAAAAATATTGCAAATTAGTGCTATAGATTATCAATCTATTAAGAGTATATTGATGATCTCACAACTGATTAAGAAATGTCAAATCCTCATAATAGAAAGGGTGGAAAACTTGAAAAATATTGTGAGCCAATTGTTAAGTGATTGCCCATACTTGAAAGATTTAAGGGTATATTTATGTCCTCAATTGGAGTATCTGATAGATGGTACTGTTCATTGCAATCATTTTGCACAAATCTATTCATTGTCTTTGGAATATCTTCCAAATTTGAAAGAGATGTGCTATACACCAGATCACCATGAAGTCAAGGGAATGATGTTCTCATATTTGGtgaaatttgaattaaaaaatctCCCAAGGTTTATTGGCTTAAACAATGCTACAAATTTGAATGAGCTCAATCAA GAATTGAGTGTTGCCACTGAAATAACTGATTCTTCGAACACAGTGAATGGCGAAAAAGCATCAAATGCCAAATTATTTTCATCTAATTGGATGAAACAATTTCCAAAATTGGAAACAATATTGTTAGAATGTTGCAGTTCTTTGGAGGTGGTGTTTGACTTGGATGGATATTTGAAATCTGGTTGGCAAGCACAAGATTTGTTGTTTCCTCAGCTAACAAAAATTGAGATATCAGATCTCAAAAATCTTTCATATGTGTGGGGTATTGCTCCACATTGTGTCAAAGGCTTCCAAAATTTGAGATTTCTAACAATATCAAACTGTGCCTCTTTAAAATATGTATTCACTTCTGCCATTGTAAGTTCAATCACAAATCTCGAGAAATTACAAGTTCGGTCTTGTGATTTGATGGAAAGGATAGTGGTTTGGAGTAGAGATGAGGAAGATGATAATAAAGGACATGATGCGACAACTATTAGTTTCAATAAACTACATACATTATCACTTTCATGGCTTCCAAAGCTAGTGAGTATTTGTTCTGATCCACTTTGGTTAGAATGTCCATCCTTGATGAATTTTGATATTCTTGATTGTCCTATGTTGGAGATATATGTCATACCAACCCATAATGATGCAAAACATGAAAACTTCAATACCATGAATTCTACAAACACAAAAGATGTTGGTTTTCAAAGTTCCAAAGGAAACAACTCAAGGTCTTCTGGTTGGTATTCTGCTGGATGTATACCCAAATTTATTCATCAAGGAAACTCaaataagagaaataataaG GAAGCATCGGTAACACGAGTGATTCAAGATCACATACCCTCTGTTTTTGAAATGAACAGGAAGGGAAAAAGTCACATGCCAAGTCTAGAAGATCTGTGCATAGTAAAATGTGACTTGTTGGATGCATTACTTTTTCTTGATGAAGAATGCAATTCCACCATTCTATCACACATGAAAACCATCACAATCGATAACTGTGACAAGTTAACGACCATAATAGCTAAAAGAGGAAAGAGAGAAGGCATGATAAACTCTTGCAGTCTACTAGAATCTCTTATATTAACAGATTTACCAAATCTTGTGAGGttttgctattttgaaacatatgaATCTTTGGATAAACCACAATACATG GATGAATCTATTGGAGATCACAAAAGCATAAGACGTCACTCACTCATAGACGAGTCCTTCTTTCCAAACTTAACTTCTTTGATTATACTAGCATGcaacaaaatcaatatattgtTCTCTCATTCATCCATTAGCAGTCTTGAACATCTCCAGATGCTAGTAGTAAGAAATTGTGAAAACATGGAAGAAATAATATCTCATCAAGAAGAAATAGAAGCAAGTGCAAATAAGATTAGCATACCTGCATTACAACATCTTCATCTAGTGGATCTACCTAATCTTAAGGACTTCTTCAAAGGTCACTCTAATCTTGATTTTCCATCACTTCAAGAAGTGAATATTGGAAACTGTCCCAATATGGAATTGTTTTCAAGAGGATCTTCTAATACACCTAATCTTGAACATCTCACCATAGAGATTAATTCTCTCAACTACTATTGTGCACAGAAGAAAGACATCAACATTGTTATACAAGGATTTAAAGCATTT GTAGCATCACAAGGATTCAAGATGTTGAACTGGACCAAACTACATAATGATAGATACTTCTTCAGAAACTCTGAAATAGATATCAATGAATTTCAtaaattgttgatgcttgtgCCGTACAATGAGATACATATGTTTCAACATGTGAAAAAACTTACTTTAAGTAATTGTGATTCACTAGTTGAGGTGTTTGGATCAGGAGGAGAAGATACAAAAGAAGGTGATGACACCACACATTATCAACTGCAGGAGATGACATTACAATATTTGCCAAAATTGAGTCACATATGGAAACACAATATTACAAAGGTTGTAAGCTTCCAGAATCTAAAAGATATTATAGTTTCAGATTGCCACAATTTGAAGAGTTTGCTCTCTCATTCCATGGCCAAAAGTCTTTTGCAACTTCAAAAATTAGTAGTTGAGGAATGTGAAATGATGGAAGAGATAATAACAAAGGGAGATGAATATATAAAAGAAGGCAAAAAAGTCAAAACTTTATTTCCTAAGCTGGAGAAATTGAAACTTCATCATCTTCCAAAGCTGGAATGTGTTTGTTTAGGAGATTATGACTATGATATCCCTTTATTCACTGTTGAAGAGGATCATGTTCAAATTTCTTTTCCAGAATTAAAGAAATTAGAGTTTCGTGACGTACCAAAGCTCAAGTGTTTTTGTTCAGGAGTGTACAACTATGATATCAGGCTCTTATCAATTGAAGAATGTCCAAATATGAGAACCTTTCCCTATGGAAATGTTATCATAAACACACCCAACCTTCATAAAATAAATTGGGATTGGGTAGATACACCCACACTTGGAGATCTTAATTTGACAATATATTATCGTCATAATTCCGAGAAATACAAG GTGGAGTTGCAAAAAATAGAGACATTTAGAGATGTCGATAAAGAGCTTCTTGGCTACATCAAAAGAGAAGCAAGGCTTGACATTGTAAACTGTCACAAGCTTAATTGCATTCCATCCAACATGATGGATTTATTCTCACATGTGAAGGATCTCAGAGTCGAAGAATGTAATTGCATAGAAGAGATATTTGAATCAAATCAGAGCATGTTGCTGCATAACTTATATTTGTCTTCCCTTCCAAAACTGAAGCACCTTTGGAAAAATCATGGTCACATTTTAGGATTCAAGTGTTTACGTGGGATAATCATCAAACATTGCAATGATTTGGTACATGTGTTTCCAGATGTTTCCTTGGTTACAAGCCTTCCAAACTTGGACCGTATTGATGTGTTTGCTTGCGAGAAGATGAAAGAGATCATTGGGAATAATTGTGCACAGCAAAAGGCTAAAATTAAATTCCCACATTTGACAGGAATTACACTAGAGAATCTTCCTAGCCTCGAATGTTTCCATCAAAGCTCTTTCCCTTGCTATGTTGAGATGCCACACTGTATGTCGATAAGCATTACAAACTGCCCAGAGATGAAGACCTTTTGGCATGATGGAATCTTATACACACCAATGCTTCCGTATTCATCCGTGGACAGCCATTTTGAATATGAATGTAAAGATATAAATGAGATGATACTACGAGTAAATGAG GAATTATATCGGTAA
- the LOC123888231 gene encoding uncharacterized protein LOC123888231 isoform X1, with protein MEFLTELSKEAISNLGELALKYTVKQFAYAIHHKKIIANLKEEHSKLEGVKEARQGWVDTKRMNREGFDRNIQQWLDDMADFENKEFQLISYHKDPPPVGSTFTEDIKSLESRRTIIKDVIEKLKDDKFKRISICGMGGVGKSTLVKELIKFVENKLFDKVVMAVVSQNPDYKNIQSQIADCLGLSLKSEDVAGRGREINQRMKEIDDEKTKLLVVLDDVWSELNFDWVGLPSRDNQKCSKILFTSRHEKECQKMGSQASFHVSVLLEDEAWYLFQAITGDVVYEPAIYPIAKQVSRECGGLPLAVVIVGKALENEKKLTTWEVAFEQLKNSQSSTFSDVHKFVYSRIELSLKFLGSSTEHKMLLMLCALFPEDFDILIESLLRHAMGLGLFKVVGETWKARNRVYSLVDDLKRCCLLLDSNVPGCVKMHDIVRDVVILVTFKTDHRFMVEYDIKRLKKERLNDISAISLILDETRWLEDNLEFPSLQLLQVQSNEEELPEHFFRGMKSLKVLSLQKLYIPKIPSLFEASTCLHTLQVEYCNVGDISIIGKELLHLEVLSFAHSNIKELPVEIGNLNVLRLLDLTNCNDLNAISDNVFIRLSQLEELYFWVDNFPWKSNDVAINELTKISHQLKVVEMKVRMTEIFVKDLDFNNIQKFSIYVGPDTYLQRSSYLESKILQISAIDYQSIKSILMISQLIKKCQILIIERVENLKNIVSQLLSDCPYLKDLRVYLCPQLEYLIDGTVHCNHFAQIYSLSLEYLPNLKEMCYTPDHHEVKGMMFSYLVKFELKNLPRFIGLNNATNLNELNQELSVATEITDSSNTVNGEKASNAKLFSSNWMKQFPKLETILLECCSSLEVVFDLDGYLKSGWQAQDLLFPQLTKIEISDLKNLSYVWGIAPHCVKGFQNLRFLTISNCASLKYVFTSAIVSSITNLEKLQVRSCDLMERIVVWSRDEEDDNKGHDATTISFNKLHTLSLSWLPKLVSICSDPLWLECPSLMNFDILDCPMLEIYVIPTHNDAKHENFNTMNSTNTKDVGFQSSKGNNSRSSGWYSAGCIPKFIHQGNSNKRNNKEASVTRVIQDHIPSVFEMNRKGKSHMPSLEDLCIVKCDLLDALLFLDEECNSTILSHMKTITIDNCDKLTTIIAKRGKREGMINSCSLLESLILTDLPNLVRFCYFETYESLDKPQYMDESIGDHKSIRRHSLIDESFFPNLTSLIILACNKINILFSHSSISSLEHLQMLVVRNCENMEEIISHQEEIEASANKISIPALQHLHLVDLPNLKDFFKGHSNLDFPSLQEVNIGNCPNMELFSRGSSNTPNLEHLTIEINSLNYYCAQKKDINIVIQGFKAFVASQGFKMLNWTKLHNDRYFFRNSEIDINEFHKLLMLVPYNEIHMFQHVKKLTLSNCDSLVEVFGSGGEDTKEGDDTTHYQLQEMTLQYLPKLSHIWKHNITKVVSFQNLKDIIVSDCHNLKSLLSHSMAKSLLQLQKLVVEECEMMEEIITKGDEYIKEGKKVKTLFPKLEKLKLHHLPKLECVCLGDYDYDIPLFTVEEDHVQISFPELKKLEFRDVPKLKCFCSGVYNYDIRLLSIEECPNMRTFPYGNVIINTPNLHKINWDWVDTPTLGDLNLTIYYRHNSEKYKVELQKIETFRDVDKELLGYIKREARLDIVNCHKLNCIPSNMMDLFSHVKDLRVEECNCIEEIFESNQSMLLHNLYLSSLPKLKHLWKNHGHILGFKCLRGIIIKHCNDLVHVFPDVSLVTSLPNLDRIDVFACEKMKEIIGNNCAQQKAKIKFPHLTGITLENLPSLECFHQSSFPCYVEMPHCMSISITNCPEMKTFWHDGILYTPMLPYSSVDSHFEYECKDINEMILRVNEELYR; from the exons ATGGAGTTTCTTACTGAACTGTCAAAAGAAGCTATCTCAAATCTTGGAGAATTGGCACTGAAGTATACGGTGAAGCAGTTTGCATATGCGATCCACCACAAAAAAATCATTGCCAACTTGAAGGAAGAACACAGTAAGTTGGAGGGTGTTAAAGAAGCACGACAAGGATGGGTGGACACAAAAAGAATGAATAGAGAAGGATTTGATCGAAACATACAACAGTGGCTCGACGACATGGCAGattttgaaaacaaagaatttcaGCTCATATCCTACCATAAAGATCCACCACCTGTTGGATCTACCTTCACTGAAGATATTAAGAGCTTGGAGTCTAGGCGAACTATTATAAAAGACGTCATTGAGAAACTGAAGGATGATAAGTTCAAAAGAATAAGCATATGTGGAATGGGTGGAGTGGGGAAAAGCACACTGGTGAAAGAACTCATCAAATTTGTAGAAAACAAGTTATTTGATAAAGTTGTGATGGCAGTGGTATCCCAAAATCCTGATTACAAGAATATCCAAAGTCAGATTGCTGATTGTTTAGGCTTGAGTTTGAAAAGTGAAGATGTAGCAGGAAGAGGCAGAGAAATAAATCAGAGAATGAAGGAAATTGATGATGAAAAGACTAAACTCCTAGTTGTGCTCGATGATGTGTGGAGTGAGCTTAATTTTGATTGGGTGGGACTTCCATCTCGAGATAATCAAAAATGTAGTAAAATATTATTCACATCACGACATGAAAAAGAGTGTCAAAAGATGGGAAGCCAAGCGAGTTTTCATGTTTCTGTTTTGCTCGAGGATGAAGCCTGGTATCTATTTCAAGCAATTACAGGTGATGTTGTATATGAACCTGCCATTTATCCAATAGCGAAACAAGTATCAAGGGAATGTGGAGGCTTACCTCTTGCAGTTGTAATTGTTGGAAAAGCGCTCGAGAATGAAAAAAAGCTTACTACATGGGAGGTTGCATTTGAGCAATTGAAAAATTCTCAGTCATCTACTTTCTCAGATGTGCACAAATTTGTCTACTCACGCATTGAGCTTAGTTTAAAATTTTTGGGTAGCAGCACAGAACACAAGATGCTCCTTATGCTTTGTGCCTTGTTTCCTGAAGACTTTGATATACTTATTGAAAGTTTATTACGTCATGCAATGGGCTTGGGATTGTTCAAAGTTGTTGGTGAGACATGGAAAGCAAGAAATCGAGTGTATAGTTTGGTGGACGATCTGAAGAGATGCTGCTTGTTGTTGGATAGCAATGTGCCAGGGTGTGTGAAGATGCACGATATTGTACGTGATGTTGTCATCTTAGTTACATTTAAAACAGATCACCGGTTTATGGTGGAATATGACATTAAAAGGCTCAAAAAAGAGAGATTGAATGACATCAGTGCAATATCACTTATCTTGGATGAGACAAGATGGCTAGAAGACAACTTAGAGTTTCCTTCACTTCAACTTCTACAAGTGCAATCAAATGAAGAGGAGTTGCCTGAACATTTCTTTCGAGGGATGAAATCACTCAAAGTTTTGTCTCTTCAAAAATTGTATATTCCAAAAATTCCATCTCTATTTGAAGCTTCAACTTGCCTTCATACATTGCAAGTAGAATATTGCAATGTTGGAGATATATCTATAATTGGTAAGGAACTTTTACACCTGGAAGTTCTAAGTTTTGCACACTCTAATATTAAAGAACTCCCTGTTGAAATAGGCAACCTAAATGTTCTAAGATTATTGGATTTGACAAATTGCAATGATCTTAATGCCATTTCTGATAATGTCTTTATAAGATTGTCTCAATTGGAAGAACTTTATTTTTGGGTGGACAATTTTCCTTGGAAAAGCAATGATGTTGCGATCAATGAGTTGACAAAGATATCTCATCAACTAAAGGTTGTTGAGATGAAAGTTAGAATGACTGAAATTTTTGTCAAGGATTTGGACTTCAACAACATACAAAAGTTTTCGATTTATGTGGGACCTGATACTTATTTGCAACGCTCTTCATATTTAGAGTCAAAAATATTGCAAATTAGTGCTATAGATTATCAATCTATTAAGAGTATATTGATGATCTCACAACTGATTAAGAAATGTCAAATCCTCATAATAGAAAGGGTGGAAAACTTGAAAAATATTGTGAGCCAATTGTTAAGTGATTGCCCATACTTGAAAGATTTAAGGGTATATTTATGTCCTCAATTGGAGTATCTGATAGATGGTACTGTTCATTGCAATCATTTTGCACAAATCTATTCATTGTCTTTGGAATATCTTCCAAATTTGAAAGAGATGTGCTATACACCAGATCACCATGAAGTCAAGGGAATGATGTTCTCATATTTGGtgaaatttgaattaaaaaatctCCCAAGGTTTATTGGCTTAAACAATGCTACAAATTTGAATGAGCTCAATCAA GAATTGAGTGTTGCCACTGAAATAACTGATTCTTCGAACACAGTGAATGGCGAAAAAGCATCAAATGCCAAATTATTTTCATCTAATTGGATGAAACAATTTCCAAAATTGGAAACAATATTGTTAGAATGTTGCAGTTCTTTGGAGGTGGTGTTTGACTTGGATGGATATTTGAAATCTGGTTGGCAAGCACAAGATTTGTTGTTTCCTCAGCTAACAAAAATTGAGATATCAGATCTCAAAAATCTTTCATATGTGTGGGGTATTGCTCCACATTGTGTCAAAGGCTTCCAAAATTTGAGATTTCTAACAATATCAAACTGTGCCTCTTTAAAATATGTATTCACTTCTGCCATTGTAAGTTCAATCACAAATCTCGAGAAATTACAAGTTCGGTCTTGTGATTTGATGGAAAGGATAGTGGTTTGGAGTAGAGATGAGGAAGATGATAATAAAGGACATGATGCGACAACTATTAGTTTCAATAAACTACATACATTATCACTTTCATGGCTTCCAAAGCTAGTGAGTATTTGTTCTGATCCACTTTGGTTAGAATGTCCATCCTTGATGAATTTTGATATTCTTGATTGTCCTATGTTGGAGATATATGTCATACCAACCCATAATGATGCAAAACATGAAAACTTCAATACCATGAATTCTACAAACACAAAAGATGTTGGTTTTCAAAGTTCCAAAGGAAACAACTCAAGGTCTTCTGGTTGGTATTCTGCTGGATGTATACCCAAATTTATTCATCAAGGAAACTCaaataagagaaataataaG GAAGCATCGGTAACACGAGTGATTCAAGATCACATACCCTCTGTTTTTGAAATGAACAGGAAGGGAAAAAGTCACATGCCAAGTCTAGAAGATCTGTGCATAGTAAAATGTGACTTGTTGGATGCATTACTTTTTCTTGATGAAGAATGCAATTCCACCATTCTATCACACATGAAAACCATCACAATCGATAACTGTGACAAGTTAACGACCATAATAGCTAAAAGAGGAAAGAGAGAAGGCATGATAAACTCTTGCAGTCTACTAGAATCTCTTATATTAACAGATTTACCAAATCTTGTGAGGttttgctattttgaaacatatgaATCTTTGGATAAACCACAATACATG GATGAATCTATTGGAGATCACAAAAGCATAAGACGTCACTCACTCATAGACGAGTCCTTCTTTCCAAACTTAACTTCTTTGATTATACTAGCATGcaacaaaatcaatatattgtTCTCTCATTCATCCATTAGCAGTCTTGAACATCTCCAGATGCTAGTAGTAAGAAATTGTGAAAACATGGAAGAAATAATATCTCATCAAGAAGAAATAGAAGCAAGTGCAAATAAGATTAGCATACCTGCATTACAACATCTTCATCTAGTGGATCTACCTAATCTTAAGGACTTCTTCAAAGGTCACTCTAATCTTGATTTTCCATCACTTCAAGAAGTGAATATTGGAAACTGTCCCAATATGGAATTGTTTTCAAGAGGATCTTCTAATACACCTAATCTTGAACATCTCACCATAGAGATTAATTCTCTCAACTACTATTGTGCACAGAAGAAAGACATCAACATTGTTATACAAGGATTTAAAGCATTT GTAGCATCACAAGGATTCAAGATGTTGAACTGGACCAAACTACATAATGATAGATACTTCTTCAGAAACTCTGAAATAGATATCAATGAATTTCAtaaattgttgatgcttgtgCCGTACAATGAGATACATATGTTTCAACATGTGAAAAAACTTACTTTAAGTAATTGTGATTCACTAGTTGAGGTGTTTGGATCAGGAGGAGAAGATACAAAAGAAGGTGATGACACCACACATTATCAACTGCAGGAGATGACATTACAATATTTGCCAAAATTGAGTCACATATGGAAACACAATATTACAAAGGTTGTAAGCTTCCAGAATCTAAAAGATATTATAGTTTCAGATTGCCACAATTTGAAGAGTTTGCTCTCTCATTCCATGGCCAAAAGTCTTTTGCAACTTCAAAAATTAGTAGTTGAGGAATGTGAAATGATGGAAGAGATAATAACAAAGGGAGATGAATATATAAAAGAAGGCAAAAAAGTCAAAACTTTATTTCCTAAGCTGGAGAAATTGAAACTTCATCATCTTCCAAAGCTGGAATGTGTTTGTTTAGGAGATTATGACTATGATATCCCTTTATTCACTGTTGAAGAGGATCATGTTCAAATTTCTTTTCCAGAATTAAAGAAATTAGAGTTTCGTGACGTACCAAAGCTCAAGTGTTTTTGTTCAGGAGTGTACAACTATGATATCAGGCTCTTATCAATTGAAGAATGTCCAAATATGAGAACCTTTCCCTATGGAAATGTTATCATAAACACACCCAACCTTCATAAAATAAATTGGGATTGGGTAGATACACCCACACTTGGAGATCTTAATTTGACAATATATTATCGTCATAATTCCGAGAAATACAAG GTGGAGTTGCAAAAAATAGAGACATTTAGAGATGTCGATAAAGAGCTTCTTGGCTACATCAAAAGAGAAGCAAGGCTTGACATTGTAAACTGTCACAAGCTTAATTGCATTCCATCCAACATGATGGATTTATTCTCACATGTGAAGGATCTCAGAGTCGAAGAATGTAATTGCATAGAAGAGATATTTGAATCAAATCAGAGCATGTTGCTGCATAACTTATATTTGTCTTCCCTTCCAAAACTGAAGCACCTTTGGAAAAATCATGGTCACATTTTAGGATTCAAGTGTTTACGTGGGATAATCATCAAACATTGCAATGATTTGGTACATGTGTTTCCAGATGTTTCCTTGGTTACAAGCCTTCCAAACTTGGACCGTATTGATGTGTTTGCTTGCGAGAAGATGAAAGAGATCATTGGGAATAATTGTGCACAGCAAAAGGCTAAAATTAAATTCCCACATTTGACAGGAATTACACTAGAGAATCTTCCTAGCCTCGAATGTTTCCATCAAAGCTCTTTCCCTTGCTATGTTGAGATGCCACACTGTATGTCGATAAGCATTACAAACTGCCCAGAGATGAAGACCTTTTGGCATGATGGAATCTTATACACACCAATGCTTCCGTATTCATCCGTGGACAGCCATTTTGAATATGAATGTAAAGATATAAATGAGATGATACTACGAGTAAATGAG GAATTATATCGGTAA